One window of the Archangium primigenium genome contains the following:
- a CDS encoding DNA/RNA non-specific endonuclease: MQLRPPRTSFVPPREVSVKVGNTVPAPGGSWARAAEKEVPIAELQRKFGWAEGSWQADLLRAADGAATSPGERRGNGGVSAAEVERYLAEPDDARFLTSAALQGQRAALDERLGGGRQAVAVDGFDSAWQNTVAHRADTLAGNGDGQVSRTELNAFLTDVKDGRVDGTAWMPDQREAVFASRIAESAGEADPLRPLGEGGGLSMVKEYMRTTMGDGTNVPTFVSYLLSAADIQETPAAVNRSESRFQPDPELGRDAVVDSDYTNTGYDRGHMKPADDSPTQEAMDESHLLSNVAPQHPDMNRQTWRTLEAAINDLVESTGGKASILTGNLYLDAQGKPLPPEARSTTGANARRIDVPTHQFKTVLLELPNGNLSMFAYVVPNIPNAPTKKSDITPFLEASRTSVDRIEELLGQDLYAQLPPDVQATLEKDTSARVRFRDASLYEAASLVWPQGGPRDNDAW; encoded by the coding sequence ATGCAGCTGCGCCCCCCCCGCACGTCCTTCGTTCCGCCCCGTGAGGTGTCGGTGAAGGTGGGCAATACCGTGCCCGCTCCGGGTGGGAGCTGGGCGCGGGCCGCCGAGAAGGAGGTGCCCATCGCCGAGCTGCAACGGAAGTTCGGCTGGGCGGAGGGCAGCTGGCAGGCGGACCTGCTGCGCGCGGCGGACGGCGCGGCCACGTCCCCGGGCGAGCGCCGGGGCAATGGCGGCGTCTCGGCGGCGGAGGTGGAGCGCTACCTGGCCGAGCCGGACGACGCGCGCTTCCTCACCTCGGCGGCGCTCCAGGGCCAGCGGGCGGCGCTGGACGAGCGGCTCGGCGGGGGACGCCAGGCGGTGGCGGTGGATGGCTTCGACAGCGCCTGGCAGAACACGGTGGCGCACCGCGCGGACACGCTCGCGGGCAATGGGGACGGGCAGGTGAGCCGCACCGAGCTCAACGCCTTCCTGACGGACGTGAAGGACGGCCGGGTGGACGGCACCGCGTGGATGCCGGATCAGCGCGAGGCGGTGTTCGCGAGCCGCATCGCCGAGAGCGCGGGCGAGGCGGACCCCTTGCGTCCCCTGGGCGAGGGCGGCGGCCTGTCGATGGTGAAGGAGTACATGCGCACGACGATGGGCGATGGGACGAACGTGCCCACCTTCGTGAGCTACCTGCTGTCCGCGGCGGACATCCAGGAGACCCCCGCCGCGGTGAACCGGAGCGAGAGCCGCTTCCAGCCGGATCCGGAGCTGGGCCGGGACGCGGTGGTGGACTCGGACTACACGAACACGGGCTATGACCGGGGCCACATGAAGCCGGCGGACGACTCGCCCACCCAGGAGGCGATGGACGAGAGCCACCTGTTGAGCAACGTGGCGCCGCAGCACCCGGACATGAACCGCCAGACGTGGCGCACGCTCGAGGCGGCCATCAACGACCTGGTGGAGTCCACGGGGGGCAAGGCGTCCATCCTCACCGGCAACCTCTACCTGGACGCCCAGGGCAAGCCGCTGCCGCCCGAGGCGCGGAGCACCACGGGCGCCAACGCGCGCCGCATCGACGTGCCCACGCACCAGTTCAAGACGGTGCTCCTGGAGCTGCCCAACGGCAACCTGAGCATGTTCGCGTACGTGGTGCCGAACATCCCGAACGCGCCGACGAAGAAGTCGGACATCACGCCCTTCCTCGAGGCCTCGCGCACGTCGGTGGACCGCATCGAGGAGCTGCTCGGCCAGGACCTGTACGCCCAGCTGCCCCCGGACGTGCAGGCGACGCTGGAGAAGGACACCTCGGCGCGCGTGCGCTTCCGCGATGCCAGCCTGTACGAGGCCGCCTCGCTCGTCTGGCCGCAGGGAGGCCCGCGCGACAACGACGCGTGGTGA
- a CDS encoding gamma-glutamylcyclotransferase, which translates to MSGPASSHSWFCFSLSLAPGLVRERLQGVLLPAVPEGELAEALDVELVYDVRAPDWDGRVARLVAAPGQRLAGRLRAVPPPFWPQVRALEEQLAQATHAHPVHVRTASGALVTAQAFTPPAPASPDRGPVSQDFLGALARAAAYARLPPPYVTRLQAEAQLVQTVQRAQTERPR; encoded by the coding sequence ATGTCCGGCCCCGCCTCCTCCCATTCCTGGTTCTGCTTCTCGCTGTCCCTCGCGCCCGGCCTCGTGCGCGAGCGGCTCCAGGGGGTGCTCCTGCCCGCCGTGCCCGAGGGCGAGCTGGCCGAGGCCCTGGACGTGGAGCTCGTCTACGACGTGAGGGCGCCGGACTGGGACGGCCGGGTGGCCCGGCTGGTGGCCGCGCCCGGTCAGCGGCTCGCCGGACGCCTCCGGGCCGTGCCCCCGCCCTTCTGGCCCCAGGTGCGGGCCCTGGAGGAACAACTGGCCCAGGCCACCCACGCGCACCCCGTGCACGTGCGCACCGCGTCCGGCGCCCTCGTCACCGCCCAGGCCTTCACCCCCCCCGCCCCGGCCTCGCCCGACCGGGGCCCGGTCAGTCAGGACTTCCTCGGCGCCCTGGCCCGGGCCGCCGCCTACGCCCGGCTGCCGCCCCCCTACGTGACGCGCCTCCAGGCCGAGGCCCAGCTCGTCCAGACCGTGCAGCGCGCCCAGACCGAGCGTCCGCGCTAG
- the ileS gene encoding isoleucine--tRNA ligase, with protein MSPPAPLFTAVPAELDFPADERRVLSFWKERRIFERTLQGRDDAPSFVFYEGPPTANGLPHNGHVLTRVIKDLFPRYKSLQGYRVPRKAGWDTHGLPVEVEVEKELRIHGKAEIERYGVEPFTERCIESVFRYTSEWERLTERIGFWVDLPDAYVTYHRGYVESVWWALAELYRKGLLYRGHKIVWWWPQGGTALSSGEVGMGYRTVDDPSAYVALPLVDAPDTALVIWTTTPWTLPSNMFAAVNPGVDYVTVDAGERKLILAAALREELAKKLKKDLPVLATHKGSELVGRRYQPPYDVYARRVGDTRLPLAQGGTDTPAWRVIGADFVTLTSGTGIVHIAPSFGEDDYEAFRRERARFADPAAVEMFCAIRPDGTFGEDFPALTGRFVKDADKDIQRELKERGRLLLIEQYRHDYPFCWRADDDPLIQFARPAWYIRTTSVKDKAIANNRQVNWVPEHIKEGRFGDFLANNVDWALSRERYWGTPLPLWVHSETGEVEAHASLESLRAQPGNTLAAVEAELKAFLASKPDSAGAEHLIVHKPWIDKVTYEKPGTPGRFVRVPEVVDVWFDSGCMPFAQWGYPHAPGSHEKFTRAFPADFISEAIDQTRGWFYSLLMISTLVFDEETQQRQGITPARDFPLPYKNCIVLGHVSDKEGKKESKSKGNYTPPEIILDEVRMDFAVLDDARAGVPGVAGEALIAREDLEGLDLQEGVKLQVFRPDAPGNALTLTVKAHKKLKRRVVLLAAQDLAALGVKPSARGADVMPVEVPRLAAAERVVLKDPASKAPGADAFRWFFFAASPTWSNTRHSLSNVRLLQKDFQIKLRNVYSFFTIYANIDGFSPAQGNPEATEAPWRAIQKSTGWRPPAERPVLDRWILSEVQLALRDVTRALDAYHVYDAAQRLVALVDALSNWYLRRSRERFWAPGLEADKRDAYFTLYEVLTTLTALSAPFTPFFAEEMWGNLVRQPWPTSQPESVHLGRFPEPDTSLIDEALSTEMGAVRELVSLGLKVRTDNRLKVRQPLARVDVVLARRELQERVAGYEHLLADELNVHAVRFLEAGQEADVVRYKVRPNLRAMGSRLGPKLAPVRKAFDAADSRLLQGELAREGKVALTVNGEAMVFPAEELEVLVEANAGYAAAGSGVGVVVLHTELTEALVDEGLVRELLARVQAARKDLALGYTDRIRLWVDGDARVRKVTEEARELISRETLTAALHVGPEGFTTEEEVSLNGLPARVRVERA; from the coding sequence ATGTCTCCTCCTGCCCCCCTGTTCACCGCCGTTCCCGCTGAACTGGACTTCCCCGCGGACGAGCGCCGCGTCCTCTCCTTCTGGAAGGAGCGCCGCATCTTCGAGCGCACACTCCAGGGCCGGGACGACGCCCCGAGCTTCGTCTTCTACGAGGGCCCGCCCACCGCCAACGGCCTGCCCCACAACGGGCACGTGCTCACGCGCGTCATCAAGGACCTCTTTCCCCGCTACAAGAGCCTCCAGGGCTACCGCGTCCCGCGCAAGGCGGGCTGGGACACCCACGGCCTGCCCGTGGAGGTGGAGGTGGAGAAGGAGCTGCGCATCCACGGCAAGGCGGAGATCGAGCGCTACGGCGTGGAGCCCTTCACCGAGCGCTGCATCGAGTCCGTCTTCCGCTACACCTCCGAGTGGGAGCGGCTCACCGAGCGCATCGGCTTCTGGGTGGACCTGCCGGACGCCTACGTCACCTACCACCGGGGCTACGTGGAGAGCGTCTGGTGGGCGCTCGCCGAGCTGTACCGCAAGGGCCTGCTCTACCGGGGCCACAAGATCGTCTGGTGGTGGCCCCAGGGCGGCACCGCGCTGAGCTCCGGCGAGGTCGGCATGGGCTACCGCACCGTGGACGACCCCAGCGCCTACGTGGCCCTGCCCCTGGTGGACGCCCCCGACACGGCCCTGGTCATCTGGACCACCACGCCCTGGACGCTGCCCTCCAACATGTTCGCCGCGGTGAACCCCGGCGTGGACTACGTCACCGTGGACGCGGGCGAGCGCAAGCTCATCCTCGCCGCCGCCCTGCGCGAGGAGCTGGCCAAGAAGCTCAAGAAGGACCTGCCGGTGCTCGCCACGCACAAGGGCAGCGAGCTGGTGGGCCGGCGCTACCAGCCGCCCTATGACGTCTATGCCCGGCGCGTGGGCGACACCCGGCTGCCGCTCGCCCAGGGCGGCACGGACACGCCCGCCTGGCGCGTCATCGGCGCGGACTTCGTCACCCTCACGAGCGGCACGGGCATCGTGCACATCGCCCCCTCCTTCGGCGAGGACGACTACGAGGCCTTCCGCCGCGAGCGCGCGCGCTTCGCCGACCCCGCCGCCGTGGAGATGTTCTGCGCCATCCGTCCGGACGGCACCTTCGGCGAGGACTTCCCCGCGCTCACCGGCCGCTTCGTGAAGGACGCGGACAAGGACATCCAGCGCGAGCTCAAGGAGCGCGGCCGGCTCCTGCTCATCGAGCAGTACCGCCACGACTACCCGTTCTGCTGGCGCGCGGATGACGACCCGCTCATCCAGTTCGCCCGGCCCGCCTGGTACATCCGCACCACGTCCGTGAAGGACAAGGCCATCGCGAACAACCGCCAGGTCAACTGGGTGCCCGAGCACATCAAGGAGGGCCGCTTCGGCGACTTCCTGGCCAACAACGTGGACTGGGCGCTCTCGCGCGAGCGCTACTGGGGCACGCCGCTCCCCCTGTGGGTCCACTCCGAGACGGGTGAGGTGGAGGCCCACGCCTCGCTCGAGTCCCTGCGCGCGCAGCCGGGCAACACGCTCGCCGCGGTGGAGGCCGAGCTCAAGGCGTTCCTCGCGAGCAAGCCGGACTCCGCGGGCGCCGAGCACCTCATCGTCCACAAGCCGTGGATCGACAAGGTCACCTACGAGAAGCCCGGCACCCCGGGCCGCTTCGTGCGCGTGCCCGAGGTGGTGGACGTGTGGTTCGACTCGGGCTGCATGCCCTTCGCGCAGTGGGGCTACCCCCACGCCCCGGGCTCGCACGAGAAGTTCACCCGCGCCTTCCCCGCGGACTTCATCTCCGAGGCGATCGATCAGACGCGCGGCTGGTTCTACTCGCTGCTCATGATCAGCACGCTCGTGTTCGACGAGGAGACGCAGCAGCGCCAGGGCATCACCCCGGCGCGCGACTTCCCGCTGCCCTACAAGAACTGCATCGTGCTCGGCCACGTGTCCGACAAGGAGGGCAAGAAGGAGTCCAAGTCCAAGGGCAACTACACCCCGCCGGAGATCATCCTCGACGAGGTGCGCATGGACTTCGCCGTGCTCGACGACGCCCGGGCGGGCGTGCCGGGCGTGGCCGGCGAGGCGCTCATCGCCCGCGAGGACCTGGAGGGCCTGGACCTGCAGGAGGGCGTGAAGCTCCAGGTGTTCCGCCCGGACGCGCCGGGCAACGCGCTCACCCTCACGGTGAAGGCGCACAAGAAGCTCAAGCGCCGCGTGGTGCTGCTCGCCGCCCAGGATTTGGCGGCCCTGGGGGTGAAGCCCTCGGCGCGGGGCGCGGACGTGATGCCGGTGGAGGTGCCCCGCCTGGCCGCCGCCGAGCGCGTGGTGCTCAAGGATCCGGCGAGCAAGGCGCCGGGCGCGGACGCGTTCCGCTGGTTCTTCTTCGCGGCCAGCCCCACCTGGTCCAACACGCGCCACTCGCTGAGCAACGTGCGCCTGTTGCAGAAGGACTTCCAGATCAAGCTGCGCAACGTCTATTCCTTCTTCACCATCTACGCGAACATCGACGGCTTCTCCCCGGCCCAGGGCAACCCGGAGGCCACCGAGGCGCCCTGGCGCGCCATCCAGAAGAGCACCGGCTGGCGCCCACCCGCCGAGCGCCCGGTGCTGGACCGGTGGATCCTCTCCGAGGTGCAGCTCGCCCTGCGCGACGTGACGCGCGCCCTGGACGCCTACCACGTGTACGACGCCGCCCAGCGGCTGGTGGCGCTCGTGGACGCGCTGTCCAACTGGTACCTGCGCCGCAGCCGCGAGCGCTTCTGGGCCCCGGGCCTGGAGGCGGACAAGCGCGACGCGTACTTCACCCTGTACGAGGTGCTCACCACGCTCACGGCCCTGAGCGCGCCCTTCACCCCGTTCTTCGCCGAGGAGATGTGGGGCAACCTCGTGCGCCAGCCCTGGCCCACGAGCCAGCCGGAGAGCGTCCACCTGGGCCGCTTCCCCGAGCCGGACACGTCCCTCATCGACGAGGCCCTGTCCACGGAGATGGGCGCGGTGCGCGAGCTCGTGTCGCTCGGCCTCAAGGTCCGCACGGACAACCGGCTCAAGGTGCGCCAGCCGCTCGCGCGCGTGGACGTGGTGCTCGCGCGGCGCGAGTTGCAGGAGCGCGTGGCCGGCTACGAGCACCTGCTCGCCGACGAGCTCAACGTGCACGCGGTGCGCTTCCTCGAGGCGGGCCAGGAGGCGGACGTGGTGCGCTACAAGGTCCGCCCCAACCTGCGCGCCATGGGCAGCCGCCTGGGGCCCAAGCTCGCCCCGGTGCGCAAGGCCTTCGACGCCGCGGACAGCCGGCTGCTGCAGGGCGAGCTCGCGCGCGAGGGCAAGGTGGCCCTCACCGTGAATGGCGAGGCCATGGTGTTCCCCGCCGAGGAGCTGGAGGTGCTCGTGGAGGCCAACGCGGGCTACGCGGCGGCGGGCTCGGGCGTGGGCGTGGTGGTGCTCCACACCGAGCTGACCGAGGCGCTCGTGGACGAGGGCCTGGTGCGCGAGCTGCTCGCGCGCGTGCAGGCGGCGCGCAAGGACCTGGCGCTCGGCTACACGGACCGCATCCGCCTGTGGGTGGACGGCGATGCCCGCGTGCGCAAGGTGACCGAGGAGGCGCGCGAGCTCATCTCCCGCGAGACGCTCACGGCCGCGCTTCATGTGGGCCCCGAGGGTTTCACCACCGAGGAAGAGGTGAGCCTCAACGGCCTGCCCGCGCGCGTGCGCGTGGAGCGCGCGTGA
- a CDS encoding ABC transporter permease has translation MSKTIGVGLVSETVLSRWGDRLNPLVVKEVRQGLRSRAFWAFFGLMLLACFGIALMAFISTLDEGGGLKPLGQGVFFAFFLCLAVVHFVVIPYTAYRSLAREREDDTWVLLVLTGLGPRRILRGKVASFLIQAGLYASAIGPFLLFSYYLNGIELPAILLVLALGASWLVFLTVVAVCAATFGDNRIGRALVHFALLGGLGLACVYGLTAAYVLSDEGLRAFSRERALVRFTLGFLWMMLTGGWLLFETAAARLSLPTENYTRGPRLALCVQTVLSALLVLGLWLEALPRSGAEDVGVLGCLYLTVCGLVLATDADGQARALRAATRPWSLLRPGALRGLRLAVVLLLGWGAFSALLYQLTPVGSSWHKTSLAGVLAPPVYGLLYLSLPLWLVRLMRVSPSASPLVVRVLFVLLVGLAGILPPLFALVVSGSASDTLINLLNPFLGLANFVEGDYHRMGAGTDWTLWTFMALLTGLSVFLADRALAAREREVHASAP, from the coding sequence ATGTCCAAGACGATTGGGGTGGGGCTCGTGAGCGAGACCGTGCTCTCCCGGTGGGGGGACCGGCTCAACCCCCTGGTGGTCAAGGAGGTGCGCCAGGGCCTGCGCTCGCGGGCCTTCTGGGCCTTCTTCGGGCTGATGCTGCTGGCGTGCTTCGGCATCGCCCTGATGGCCTTCATCTCCACCCTGGACGAGGGCGGCGGGCTCAAGCCCCTGGGCCAGGGCGTCTTCTTCGCCTTCTTCCTGTGCCTGGCCGTGGTGCACTTCGTCGTCATCCCCTACACCGCCTACCGCTCCCTGGCGCGCGAGCGCGAGGACGACACCTGGGTGCTGCTCGTGCTCACGGGCCTGGGTCCCCGGCGCATCCTGCGCGGCAAGGTGGCCTCCTTCCTGATTCAGGCCGGGCTGTACGCCTCCGCCATCGGGCCCTTCCTGCTGTTCAGCTACTACCTCAACGGCATCGAGCTGCCCGCCATCCTCCTGGTGCTCGCGTTGGGCGCCAGCTGGCTCGTCTTCCTCACCGTGGTGGCGGTGTGCGCGGCGACGTTCGGGGACAACCGCATCGGCCGCGCGCTGGTGCACTTCGCCCTGCTGGGGGGCCTGGGGCTGGCGTGCGTGTATGGCCTGACCGCGGCCTACGTCCTGAGCGACGAGGGCCTGCGCGCCTTCTCGCGCGAGCGCGCCCTGGTGCGCTTCACCCTCGGCTTCCTGTGGATGATGCTCACCGGCGGGTGGCTGCTCTTCGAGACGGCCGCCGCGCGGCTGTCCCTGCCCACGGAGAACTACACGCGCGGGCCCCGGCTGGCGTTGTGTGTCCAGACGGTGCTCTCGGCCCTGCTGGTCCTGGGATTGTGGCTGGAGGCGCTGCCCCGCTCCGGGGCGGAGGACGTGGGGGTCCTGGGGTGCCTGTATCTGACCGTGTGCGGCCTCGTGCTGGCCACGGATGCCGATGGCCAGGCGCGGGCCCTGCGCGCGGCGACCCGCCCCTGGTCCCTGTTGCGGCCTGGCGCGCTGCGCGGACTGCGGCTCGCCGTGGTGCTGCTGCTGGGGTGGGGGGCGTTCAGTGCCCTGCTCTACCAGCTCACCCCCGTGGGGTCGAGCTGGCACAAGACCTCCCTGGCGGGGGTGCTCGCGCCTCCCGTGTACGGGCTGCTCTACCTGTCCCTGCCGCTGTGGCTTGTCCGGCTGATGCGCGTGAGCCCGTCCGCGTCGCCCCTGGTGGTGCGGGTGCTGTTCGTGCTGCTCGTGGGGCTCGCGGGCATCCTGCCACCCCTGTTCGCCCTCGTCGTGAGCGGGAGCGCCAGCGACACGCTCATCAACCTGCTCAACCCCTTCCTCGGGCTGGCCAACTTCGTGGAGGGGGACTACCACCGGATGGGCGCGGGGACGGATTGGACGCTGTGGACGTTCATGGCCCTGCTCACCGGGCTCTCCGTCTTCCTCGCGGACCGCGCCCTCGCGGCGCGTGAGCGCGAGGTGCACGCTTCCGCCCCATGA
- a CDS encoding DUF58 domain-containing protein, with protein sequence MSAPPDFDEAEVGRLAPGLALALPRTPHRGRVGEVRAASAGASLELHDFRVYQPGDDLRQMDWGAVARTGELILRVRQDEVSPRLEVVLDGSRSMALSPRKAGCARELALLTTEVGERGGLGPTLLVGSARPERVQGPVCRAALRAVAFDAGDDLNAALNRLPPLRPCGLRVVVSDFLVEAPLPALVARLARGAAALFLVQVLDAEDLAPTGGEGARLVDAESGAALEELLTEDVLAAYARRFAEHQKALGAAAARARAVHLVAPAPQSLRALALGALRPLFLPAGGA encoded by the coding sequence ATGAGCGCTCCGCCCGACTTCGACGAGGCCGAGGTGGGCCGCCTGGCGCCGGGGCTCGCCCTGGCCCTGCCGCGCACCCCGCACCGGGGCCGGGTGGGCGAGGTGCGCGCGGCCTCGGCCGGGGCCTCGCTGGAGCTGCATGACTTCCGCGTCTACCAGCCGGGCGACGACTTGCGGCAGATGGACTGGGGCGCCGTGGCGCGCACGGGCGAGCTCATCCTCCGGGTGCGCCAGGACGAGGTGTCACCCCGGCTGGAGGTGGTGCTGGATGGCTCGCGCAGCATGGCGCTGTCGCCGCGCAAGGCGGGGTGCGCGCGGGAATTGGCCCTGCTGACCACCGAGGTGGGCGAGCGCGGGGGCCTGGGCCCCACGCTGCTGGTGGGAAGCGCCCGGCCCGAGCGGGTGCAGGGCCCGGTGTGTCGGGCGGCGCTGCGCGCGGTGGCCTTCGACGCGGGGGACGACTTGAACGCGGCGCTCAACCGGCTGCCGCCCCTGCGCCCGTGTGGCCTGCGGGTGGTGGTGAGCGACTTCCTCGTGGAGGCGCCCTTGCCGGCGCTCGTGGCGCGGCTGGCGCGCGGGGCGGCGGCGCTCTTCCTGGTGCAGGTGCTGGACGCGGAGGACCTGGCGCCCACGGGCGGGGAGGGCGCGCGGCTGGTGGACGCGGAGAGCGGCGCGGCCTTGGAGGAGCTGCTCACCGAGGACGTGCTGGCCGCCTACGCGCGGCGCTTCGCCGAGCACCAGAAGGCCCTGGGCGCGGCGGCGGCGCGGGCCCGGGCGGTGCACCTGGTGGCCCCGGCGCCCCAGTCCCTGCGCGCCCTG